From the Halalkalicoccus sp. CGA53 genome, one window contains:
- the mobA gene encoding molybdenum cofactor guanylyltransferase has translation MREGVIIAGGRSTRFGERDKAIAPLAGVPMIRRVADRVSRATDRLVVNCREDQRGAIDEAMAGYENPIAFAIDRETDAGPMAGIRTGLAAVEAEYAAVVACDMPFVDPAFLDYLFDRAAGHDAAVPRREDGWYQTTQAVFRARSMVEACDRALAAGERKIVAPLFDLEYVVVSEDEIATHAAEWTFENVNTERELRRAIERLAGQ, from the coding sequence ATGCGAGAAGGGGTCATCATCGCGGGCGGTCGATCGACGCGCTTCGGCGAACGCGACAAGGCGATCGCTCCGCTCGCGGGCGTTCCGATGATCCGTCGAGTTGCGGATCGGGTATCGAGAGCGACCGACCGGCTCGTGGTGAACTGCCGCGAGGACCAGCGCGGCGCGATCGACGAGGCGATGGCTGGCTACGAGAACCCGATCGCGTTCGCGATCGACCGGGAGACGGACGCCGGCCCGATGGCCGGTATCAGGACCGGGCTCGCCGCCGTCGAGGCCGAGTACGCCGCGGTCGTCGCCTGTGACATGCCGTTCGTCGATCCGGCGTTCCTCGACTACCTCTTCGATCGTGCTGCGGGTCACGACGCCGCCGTCCCGCGGCGCGAGGACGGCTGGTACCAGACGACGCAGGCGGTCTTCCGGGCGCGTTCGATGGTCGAGGCCTGCGACCGGGCGCTCGCGGCCGGCGAGCGGAAGATCGTCGCCCCGCTGTTCGACCTGGAGTACGTCGTCGTCTCCGAGGACGAGATCGCAACACACGCCGCGGAGTGGACCTTCGAGAACGTCAACACGGAACGGGAGCTTCGCCGCGCGATCGAGCGTCTCGCGGGACAGTGA
- a CDS encoding glutathione-independent formaldehyde dehydrogenase codes for MQAVVYQGPHEVAVEEVDEPELQHPNDVVIDITTTCICGSDLHMYEGRTDAEPGIVFGHENMGVVTEVGDGVSTLGEGDRIVLPFNVACGFCQNCEEGYTGFCTNVNPGFAGGAYGYVAMGPYKGGQAEQLRVPYADFNALKLPEGDEHEDSFSLLADIFPTGWHGTELANLQPGESVAIFGAGPVGAMAAYSAHIKGAAEIYTVDRVPSRLDAVEENCDAIPIDFEEGDPVEQIKDEHGGMVDKGVDAVGYQAIDPDTDPGDDAYDPARENPAVVLNQLIQVVRPTGELGIPGLYVPSDPGAPDEMAAQGRLGIDFGKFFEKGLKCGTGQCNVKQYNRYLRDLIIEGRADPSFIVSHRVGLEEAPEMYEAFDNREEGVTKVLLEP; via the coding sequence ATGCAAGCGGTGGTCTACCAGGGGCCACACGAGGTGGCAGTCGAGGAAGTGGACGAGCCGGAGCTCCAGCACCCGAACGACGTGGTGATCGACATCACGACGACGTGTATCTGTGGGTCGGACCTCCACATGTACGAGGGTCGGACCGACGCCGAACCGGGGATCGTCTTCGGCCACGAGAACATGGGTGTCGTCACGGAGGTGGGCGACGGTGTGAGCACGCTGGGGGAGGGCGATCGGATCGTCCTCCCGTTCAACGTCGCCTGCGGGTTCTGTCAGAACTGCGAGGAGGGCTACACCGGCTTCTGTACGAACGTCAACCCCGGCTTCGCCGGCGGGGCGTACGGCTACGTCGCGATGGGGCCGTACAAGGGCGGGCAGGCGGAGCAGCTCCGCGTACCGTACGCGGATTTCAACGCACTGAAACTGCCCGAGGGCGACGAGCACGAGGACTCGTTCTCGCTGCTCGCGGACATCTTCCCGACCGGCTGGCACGGGACCGAGCTCGCGAACCTCCAGCCGGGCGAGTCGGTGGCGATCTTCGGTGCTGGCCCGGTCGGCGCGATGGCCGCCTACAGCGCGCACATCAAGGGCGCCGCGGAGATCTACACCGTCGATCGCGTTCCCAGTCGGTTGGACGCCGTCGAGGAGAACTGCGACGCGATCCCGATCGACTTCGAGGAGGGCGATCCCGTCGAACAGATCAAGGACGAACACGGCGGGATGGTCGACAAGGGCGTCGACGCGGTCGGCTATCAGGCGATCGACCCCGATACCGACCCGGGCGACGACGCCTACGACCCGGCGCGCGAGAACCCGGCGGTCGTGCTCAACCAGCTGATCCAGGTCGTGCGACCGACGGGCGAACTCGGCATCCCGGGGCTTTACGTCCCCTCGGACCCGGGCGCGCCCGACGAGATGGCCGCCCAGGGGAGGCTGGGGATCGACTTCGGGAAGTTCTTCGAGAAGGGACTCAAGTGCGGGACCGGCCAGTGTAACGTCAAGCAGTACAACCGGTACCTGCGCGACCTGATCATCGAGGGGCGGGCCGATCCGAGCTTCATCGTCTCGCACCGTGTGGGCTTGGAGGAGGCCCCCGAGATGTACGAGGCGTTCGACAACCGCGAAGAGGGCGTTACCAAAGTGCTGCTCGAACCATAG
- a CDS encoding ABC transporter ATP-binding protein: protein MAELTLTGVTKRFDDDGDEILAVDDVSLEIDDGEFLVLVGPSGCGKSTTLRMIAGLESVSEGTIAIGDEVVNDVPAQRRDIAMVFQNYALYPHMTVRGNMRFGLEESTDLDGATIDERVEETAAMLEIDELLGRKPAELSGGQQQRVALGRAIVRDPSVFLMDEPLSNLDAKLRSGMRMELQRLQNELGVTTIYVTHDQTEAMTMGDRIAILDDGELQQVATPLECYHRPENLFVASFIGEPSMNVFDVTLEGDRLVGDGLEYPLSPEVRETLGESTDLMLGIRPEDVGIVEAVETDHDVPVEIDVVEPMGDENNLLVRIEGTETTFTASIGGMRRVEAGETKVARFPESAIHLFDRESGRALHNRALDEEVELAGSRL from the coding sequence ATGGCAGAACTCACACTCACGGGAGTCACGAAACGCTTCGACGACGACGGCGACGAGATCCTCGCGGTTGACGACGTCTCGCTCGAGATCGACGACGGGGAGTTCCTCGTTCTGGTCGGCCCCTCCGGCTGCGGGAAGTCGACGACGCTCCGGATGATCGCCGGGCTGGAGTCGGTCTCGGAGGGAACGATCGCGATCGGCGACGAGGTCGTAAACGACGTGCCGGCCCAGCGCCGTGACATCGCGATGGTGTTCCAGAACTACGCGCTCTACCCGCACATGACGGTGCGGGGGAACATGCGCTTCGGGCTCGAGGAGTCGACCGACCTCGACGGCGCGACGATCGACGAGCGCGTCGAGGAGACCGCGGCGATGCTCGAGATCGACGAACTCCTGGGGCGAAAGCCGGCCGAACTCTCCGGCGGTCAGCAACAGCGTGTCGCGCTGGGGCGGGCGATCGTCCGCGACCCGTCGGTGTTCCTGATGGACGAGCCCCTCTCCAATCTCGACGCGAAGCTCAGGTCCGGGATGCGGATGGAGCTCCAGCGCCTGCAGAACGAACTCGGCGTGACGACGATCTACGTCACCCACGACCAGACCGAGGCGATGACGATGGGCGACAGGATCGCGATCCTCGACGACGGCGAACTCCAGCAGGTGGCCACCCCGCTGGAGTGCTATCACCGCCCCGAGAACCTCTTCGTCGCGAGCTTCATCGGCGAGCCGTCGATGAACGTCTTCGACGTCACGCTGGAGGGCGACCGGCTGGTCGGCGACGGCCTGGAGTACCCCCTCTCGCCCGAGGTCCGGGAGACGCTCGGCGAGTCGACCGATCTGATGCTCGGGATCAGGCCGGAAGACGTCGGGATCGTCGAAGCGGTCGAGACCGACCACGACGTCCCCGTCGAGATCGACGTGGTCGAGCCGATGGGCGACGAGAACAACCTCCTCGTCCGGATCGAGGGGACCGAGACGACGTTCACCGCCTCGATCGGCGGGATGCGTCGGGTCGAGGCGGGCGAGACGAAAGTCGCCCGGTTTCCGGAGTCGGCGATCCACCTCTTCGACCGCGAGAGCGGCCGGGCGCTGCACAACCGCGCGCTCGACGAGGAGGTCGAACTCGCGGGCTCGCGGCTGTGA
- a CDS encoding methytransferase partner Trm112, whose amino-acid sequence MKESLMEIICCPLDKSELDLRVDVQDGEEVVAGRLVCTECGETYPIEDGIPNLLPPDMRDD is encoded by the coding sequence GTGAAGGAGTCGTTGATGGAGATCATCTGCTGCCCGCTCGATAAGTCCGAACTCGACCTCCGGGTCGACGTCCAGGACGGCGAGGAGGTCGTCGCCGGTCGCCTCGTCTGCACCGAGTGCGGCGAGACCTACCCGATCGAGGACGGCATCCCGAACCTGCTCCCGCCGGACATGCGGGACGACTGA
- a CDS encoding antitoxin VapB family protein translates to MSNSIGVEEDTHTALAALKGEDEPFDDLLSHLVRERRDSALTGTGLWEGTEAAERARAAWMEMKRGVGDR, encoded by the coding sequence GTGAGCAACAGTATCGGGGTCGAGGAGGACACCCACACAGCCCTCGCCGCGCTGAAGGGCGAGGACGAGCCGTTCGACGACCTCCTCTCACATCTCGTGAGAGAGCGACGCGACTCCGCTCTAACCGGAACGGGTCTGTGGGAGGGAACCGAGGCGGCCGAGCGGGCGCGCGCGGCGTGGATGGAGATGAAACGCGGCGTCGGCGATCGATGA
- a CDS encoding polysaccharide deacetylase family protein, with protein sequence MDAVSELRQREVETYFDVIARGGSRRLLRARSFHNLGEWEHEDYERLSDTLLDSNATSSFSFLGRDAQRYSETIEGLDDAAHEIVLHGYRHVACADIEYALAHENLSRGLNAIEDAAGVTPRGFIAPRQEVNAATLDVIEELGIEWVLGRTDAEIPPGIDYLEPAHPYDLLMLNDGDEPSEAFERISEQTRPGAALLFHPNMLEYYDALEEFEVWIGDTTPVSIGTLFEEGGVGLINDAMKPLRIT encoded by the coding sequence ATGGACGCCGTCTCCGAACTCAGGCAACGGGAAGTGGAAACGTACTTTGACGTGATCGCCCGTGGCGGTTCCCGGCGGCTGCTCCGGGCCCGGTCGTTCCACAATCTAGGGGAGTGGGAACACGAGGATTACGAACGGCTGTCGGATACGCTCCTCGACTCGAATGCGACGAGCAGCTTTTCGTTCCTCGGGAGGGATGCCCAGCGCTACTCCGAAACGATCGAGGGACTCGACGATGCCGCCCACGAGATCGTCCTTCACGGCTATCGCCACGTGGCCTGCGCTGACATCGAGTACGCCCTCGCTCACGAGAACCTCTCGCGCGGTCTGAACGCGATCGAGGACGCCGCTGGGGTAACCCCCCGGGGGTTCATCGCACCCCGTCAGGAGGTAAACGCCGCGACGCTCGACGTGATCGAGGAGCTCGGAATCGAGTGGGTTCTCGGTCGTACGGACGCGGAGATCCCCCCCGGGATCGACTACCTCGAGCCGGCTCATCCGTACGACCTACTCATGCTCAACGACGGTGACGAACCATCGGAGGCGTTCGAACGCATCTCCGAGCAGACCCGACCGGGGGCCGCGTTGCTGTTCCACCCGAACATGCTCGAGTACTACGACGCGCTCGAGGAGTTCGAGGTGTGGATCGGCGACACGACTCCCGTCTCGATCGGGACGCTCTTCGAGGAGGGCGGTGTGGGTCTGATCAACGACGCCATGAAGCCGCTCCGGATAACGTGA
- a CDS encoding CobW family GTP-binding protein, which produces MTGAATIPVTVVSGYLGAGKTTLVNHVLETTERRVAVLVNDMGEVNVDADLVARESESEGIVDLSNGCICCELRGDLVDAVEGLAESRAFDYLLVESSGISEPVPVAKTFLGDELSEFRLDTLVSVIDAAQFDAAFGDGDLPERDERVDAEGRHPTEVMVDQVECCDILLLNKRDRLSPDAMERVESIVSRLAPRAEIVRTEFSEVDPDRILDTGRFDLAEMQRSAGWKRELVHAREHGEGDEPEHDHSPATEFGVESFVVRYREPFHPGRLDEAFSEFADHPEIIRAKGVFLVAGREEEVMGFSQAGDAVRAGPIGRWDPERDDPRSELVFIGRGIDEVAVRERLEGCLAGEDEREVPRTADPFPR; this is translated from the coding sequence ATGACAGGAGCGGCGACGATCCCGGTGACGGTCGTGAGCGGCTACCTCGGGGCGGGCAAGACCACCCTCGTGAACCACGTGCTCGAAACGACCGAGAGGCGGGTCGCGGTGCTCGTCAACGACATGGGCGAGGTGAACGTCGACGCCGACCTCGTCGCCCGCGAGAGCGAGTCGGAAGGGATCGTCGACCTCTCGAACGGCTGTATCTGCTGTGAGCTTCGCGGCGACCTCGTCGACGCTGTCGAAGGCCTCGCCGAGAGCCGCGCGTTCGACTACCTGCTCGTCGAGTCCTCCGGGATCAGCGAACCGGTGCCGGTCGCCAAGACGTTTCTCGGCGACGAACTCTCGGAATTCCGTCTCGACACGCTCGTCTCGGTGATCGACGCCGCCCAGTTCGACGCGGCGTTCGGCGACGGCGACCTCCCCGAGCGCGACGAGCGCGTCGACGCGGAGGGGCGACACCCGACCGAGGTGATGGTCGACCAGGTCGAGTGCTGTGACATCCTCCTACTCAACAAACGCGACAGACTCTCACCCGACGCGATGGAGCGCGTCGAGTCGATCGTCTCGCGGCTGGCCCCACGGGCGGAGATCGTGCGGACGGAGTTCTCCGAGGTCGACCCGGATCGGATCCTCGACACCGGCCGGTTCGACCTCGCGGAGATGCAGCGCTCTGCGGGCTGGAAGCGCGAACTCGTCCACGCCCGCGAACACGGGGAGGGAGACGAGCCCGAACACGACCACTCGCCGGCGACCGAGTTCGGGGTCGAGTCGTTCGTCGTCAGGTATCGAGAGCCGTTTCACCCCGGGCGCCTAGACGAGGCGTTTTCCGAGTTCGCCGACCACCCGGAGATCATCCGGGCGAAGGGGGTCTTCCTCGTCGCCGGGCGCGAGGAGGAGGTGATGGGGTTCAGCCAGGCCGGCGACGCGGTCCGTGCGGGGCCGATCGGCCGCTGGGACCCCGAACGGGACGACCCCCGCTCGGAACTCGTCTTCATCGGCCGGGGGATCGACGAGGTGGCGGTCAGGGAGCGTCTGGAGGGCTGTCTCGCGGGCGAGGACGAGCGGGAGGTCCCGCGGACTGCCGATCCGTTCCCTCGCTGA
- a CDS encoding DUF7524 family protein encodes MSQTLPVVINRDAVHEIAIGTEAFETDRSFIVEIENAGQATHVHLSLDDDLSRAASVDGGGNYFVEAGAVYRVRISVDREAAPTTGRLSVVTGYGARRAHAAVTISETPPTKEPRVAVDERLGVPQRGQRSSPRPRPRARDGRGRPRGPLLVGALAVGVLGLALVVWLVAESVAAGVGVAVVAGFVAASYFLSEGSL; translated from the coding sequence GTGTCGCAGACGCTCCCGGTCGTGATCAACCGCGACGCGGTCCACGAGATAGCGATCGGTACCGAGGCGTTCGAGACCGATCGGTCGTTCATCGTCGAGATAGAGAACGCCGGCCAGGCGACGCACGTCCACCTCAGCCTCGACGACGACCTCTCGCGGGCGGCGTCGGTCGACGGCGGCGGGAACTACTTCGTCGAGGCCGGCGCGGTCTATCGGGTTCGGATCTCCGTCGACCGCGAGGCCGCACCGACGACCGGTCGGCTCTCCGTCGTCACCGGCTACGGCGCACGGCGCGCGCACGCGGCCGTCACTATAAGCGAGACCCCGCCGACGAAAGAGCCACGGGTGGCCGTCGACGAGCGCCTCGGCGTCCCCCAGCGCGGGCAGCGTTCGAGTCCCAGGCCCAGACCACGGGCGAGAGACGGGCGAGGACGACCACGGGGTCCGCTGCTGGTCGGCGCGCTCGCCGTCGGGGTCCTCGGCCTCGCGCTCGTCGTCTGGCTCGTCGCCGAGAGCGTCGCGGCGGGCGTCGGGGTCGCCGTCGTCGCGGGATTCGTCGCCGCGAGCTACTTCCTCTCCGAGGGCTCGCTCTAG
- the cysS gene encoding cysteine--tRNA ligase translates to MSLRVYNTLTGETEPFEPRDPDSVLLYYCGLTVSDLPHLGHARAWVHVDVVHRWLSWLGYDVRHVENFTDVNEKIVARVGELGESEATVAREMIGRTLSAMRSLNLLRAEVYPRVSEHVPEILDLIEWLIERGYAYEANGSVYFDVTAFEGYGKLSNQEIEEVESQGEETGEKRHPADFALWKADGVSREALAEHVAELPEEPPKGRTWGSPWGEGRPGWHIECSAMSMTHLGESIDVHIGGQDLVFPHHENEIAQSEAATGEEFARYWLHVRLLETEGEKMSSSLGNFFTVEDAVERFGVNVLRMFLLSTSYSSRQTYNEAALSEAEERWERLSRAYERAVDAADGPDARTKVEDRELRETIESAREAFVAGMNDDFNTREALASLLSVASAVNRHLDAGGPFDYRGLTRAIETVEELGGSVLGFVFGAESEGTVELAEELVGLIVSLREEEREAGAFDRADELREELERLGVTVEDGSEGPTYRLPE, encoded by the coding sequence ATGAGTCTCAGGGTGTACAACACGCTCACGGGCGAGACCGAGCCGTTCGAGCCACGCGATCCCGATTCCGTGCTGCTCTACTACTGCGGGCTCACCGTCTCGGACCTCCCGCACCTGGGACACGCCCGCGCGTGGGTCCACGTCGACGTCGTACACCGCTGGCTCTCCTGGCTCGGCTACGACGTCCGCCACGTCGAGAACTTCACCGACGTCAACGAAAAGATCGTCGCCCGGGTCGGGGAACTCGGCGAGAGCGAGGCGACGGTCGCCCGCGAGATGATCGGCCGGACGCTCTCGGCGATGCGCTCGCTCAACCTGCTTCGCGCCGAGGTCTACCCCCGGGTCTCCGAACACGTCCCCGAGATACTCGACCTGATCGAGTGGCTGATCGAGCGGGGTTACGCCTACGAGGCGAACGGGTCGGTCTACTTCGACGTCACGGCGTTCGAGGGGTACGGGAAGCTCTCGAACCAGGAGATAGAGGAGGTGGAGTCACAGGGTGAGGAGACGGGCGAGAAGCGTCACCCGGCGGACTTCGCGCTCTGGAAGGCCGACGGCGTCTCACGGGAGGCGCTCGCCGAACACGTGGCGGAGCTCCCCGAGGAGCCACCCAAGGGACGGACGTGGGGCTCGCCGTGGGGCGAGGGCCGTCCAGGCTGGCACATCGAGTGCTCGGCGATGAGCATGACCCATCTGGGGGAGTCGATCGACGTCCACATCGGCGGCCAGGACCTCGTCTTCCCGCACCACGAGAACGAGATCGCCCAGAGCGAGGCGGCGACGGGAGAGGAGTTCGCGCGCTACTGGCTGCACGTCCGCCTGCTCGAAACCGAGGGGGAGAAAATGTCTTCGAGCCTGGGGAACTTCTTCACCGTCGAGGACGCCGTCGAGCGGTTCGGCGTGAACGTCCTCCGGATGTTCCTGCTCTCGACGTCGTACTCGAGTCGCCAGACCTACAACGAGGCGGCGCTCTCGGAGGCCGAAGAGCGCTGGGAGCGCCTTTCGAGAGCGTACGAACGGGCCGTCGATGCCGCCGACGGCCCCGACGCACGGACGAAGGTCGAGGACCGGGAGCTCCGGGAGACGATCGAGAGCGCTCGGGAGGCGTTCGTCGCCGGGATGAACGACGACTTCAACACGCGCGAGGCACTCGCGTCGTTGCTGTCGGTCGCGAGCGCCGTCAACCGCCACCTGGACGCGGGCGGGCCCTTCGACTACCGGGGGCTCACCCGGGCGATCGAGACGGTCGAGGAGCTCGGCGGCTCCGTTCTCGGGTTCGTGTTCGGCGCCGAGAGCGAGGGGACCGTCGAACTCGCGGAGGAGCTCGTCGGGCTGATCGTCTCGCTCCGGGAGGAGGAACGGGAGGCCGGCGCGTTCGATCGGGCCGACGAACTCCGCGAGGAACTGGAACGGCTGGGGGTGACGGTCGAAGACGGCTCCGAGGGGCCGACCTACCGGTTGCCCGAGTGA
- a CDS encoding DR2241 family protein codes for MNDAQVGALVEAAEEGVEVDGLRVTRVDEGYRFETPETIHRGLSESALRSVAEESPWFVSNWHYWTHVVEGPERARYDFLRWVEGADDHDVPKRYEALSSGVTREWGQLSITATLADDGLRRYDLRHGADRDVSEEDLETYVDPLDARGIATYDDDGRYRPLSTAPTLRTGWVYPDLDGRALVETVEFLYPATVENWHRERRGELDVTHFRETAERQTGIYSIVEGLTVEELEAAAEACCVDSQCLKRRMWDEDEETPLRVPRGEEAFPCREPCSLFVTAARKFVTLGREETRSYEFELTPTEKEQVEAIVDAVADGRVGEIREADLNDGANRYRARYLRALRGGEHGLSDTPTYPEDHD; via the coding sequence ATGAACGACGCGCAGGTCGGCGCGCTGGTAGAGGCGGCCGAGGAGGGCGTAGAGGTCGACGGGCTGCGGGTCACTCGCGTGGACGAGGGCTACCGGTTCGAGACGCCCGAGACGATCCACAGGGGGCTCTCGGAGTCGGCACTCCGCTCCGTCGCCGAGGAGAGCCCGTGGTTCGTCTCGAACTGGCACTACTGGACGCACGTCGTCGAGGGCCCGGAGCGCGCACGCTACGACTTCCTCCGCTGGGTCGAGGGCGCCGACGACCACGACGTTCCGAAGCGTTACGAGGCGCTCTCGTCGGGGGTGACCCGAGAGTGGGGCCAGCTCTCTATCACGGCGACACTCGCCGACGACGGTCTCCGGCGCTACGACCTGCGTCACGGGGCCGACCGCGACGTCTCCGAGGAGGACCTCGAGACGTACGTCGATCCGCTCGACGCCCGCGGGATCGCGACCTACGACGACGACGGCCGGTACCGACCGCTGTCGACCGCGCCGACGCTCCGGACCGGCTGGGTCTACCCCGACCTCGACGGGCGGGCGCTCGTCGAGACGGTCGAGTTCCTCTACCCCGCGACGGTCGAGAACTGGCACCGAGAGCGCCGCGGCGAGCTCGACGTTACCCACTTCCGAGAAACCGCGGAGCGCCAGACCGGGATCTACTCGATCGTGGAGGGGCTCACCGTCGAGGAGCTCGAGGCCGCCGCCGAGGCCTGCTGTGTCGACTCGCAGTGTCTCAAGCGTCGGATGTGGGACGAAGACGAGGAGACCCCGCTGCGGGTGCCCCGCGGCGAGGAGGCGTTTCCCTGTCGCGAACCCTGCTCGCTGTTCGTCACCGCCGCCCGGAAGTTCGTCACGCTCGGCCGCGAGGAGACACGCTCCTACGAGTTCGAACTGACGCCGACGGAGAAGGAGCAGGTCGAGGCGATCGTCGACGCGGTCGCCGACGGTCGCGTGGGTGAGATCCGTGAGGCCGACCTGAACGACGGCGCGAACCGCTACCGCGCCCGGTACCTCCGGGCGTTACGCGGCGGGGAGCACGGCCTCTCGGACACGCCGACGTACCCCGAGGACCACGACTAG
- a CDS encoding CbiX/SirB N-terminal domain-containing protein, with protein sequence MQALVIVAHGSHLNPDSSTPTYDHADAIRATGAFDEVREAFWKEEPSFREVLRTVESEEVYVVPLFISEGYFTEQVIPREMRLEGWEVSDWDSEDGVSATFATYRANDVEKTIHYCGPAGTHEVMSDVIVRRAESVTGDPDVGEGFGLAIIGHGTERNENSAKAIHYHTDRIRGMDRFDEVEAVFMDEEPEVDEVTEFFSAPEIVVVPLFVADGFHTQEDIPEDLGLTDDFREGYPVPGEVDGHRIWYAGAVGTESLMADVILERAAEAGAEIGDARERIGERSAPSVAGE encoded by the coding sequence ATGCAAGCGTTGGTGATCGTCGCACACGGTTCGCACCTGAACCCCGACTCGAGTACGCCGACGTACGACCACGCGGACGCGATCCGCGCGACCGGCGCGTTCGACGAGGTGCGCGAGGCGTTCTGGAAGGAAGAGCCCTCCTTCCGCGAGGTGCTGCGGACGGTCGAGAGCGAAGAGGTCTACGTCGTCCCGCTGTTCATCAGCGAGGGCTACTTCACCGAGCAGGTGATCCCCCGCGAGATGCGCTTGGAGGGCTGGGAGGTCTCCGACTGGGACTCCGAGGACGGTGTCAGCGCGACCTTCGCGACCTATCGCGCGAACGATGTCGAGAAGACGATCCACTACTGCGGGCCGGCCGGCACCCACGAGGTGATGAGCGACGTGATCGTCAGGCGTGCGGAGTCGGTGACGGGCGATCCCGACGTCGGCGAGGGCTTCGGCCTGGCGATCATCGGCCACGGAACCGAGCGAAACGAGAACAGCGCGAAGGCGATCCACTACCACACCGATCGGATCCGGGGGATGGACCGGTTCGACGAGGTCGAGGCGGTGTTCATGGACGAGGAGCCGGAGGTCGACGAGGTCACGGAGTTCTTCTCCGCTCCTGAGATCGTCGTCGTCCCGCTGTTCGTCGCCGACGGCTTCCACACCCAGGAGGACATCCCCGAGGATCTGGGGCTGACCGACGACTTCCGGGAGGGCTACCCGGTGCCTGGCGAGGTCGACGGCCACCGGATCTGGTACGCCGGTGCGGTCGGCACGGAGTCGCTGATGGCGGACGTGATCCTCGAGCGGGCGGCCGAGGCGGGTGCCGAGATCGGCGACGCCCGAGAGCGGATTGGCGAGCGAAGCGCGCCGTCGGTCGCGGGTGAGTGA
- a CDS encoding carbohydrate ABC transporter permease has protein sequence MTTARGSKTGLARRFEGLDIGRVGLYGVLFALIAFYLSPLWSGFMTAFKTRTGFVQTAPLAPPTPEWFTVEPWQLAFATLQGGLVNSVLFVVPATLLSAFLGSLAAYGLTKLSWRGQVGVLVLFLAGVFLPYQSVLVPLRQFWSAVGLASLLSFAPFLADRADLIELTITHTAYGIPICTILFRSYYKTMDDEMIEAARLDGASAFGVYRRIVLPLSLPMFAVTLIYQFTQIWNDLLFALVLVTSRSNYVVTQSLNELQGSLVQEYNIQMAGAFIAALPTIVIYVVFGRQFAKGITGAS, from the coding sequence ATGACGACCGCTCGGGGTTCGAAGACCGGACTCGCGAGACGGTTCGAGGGGCTTGACATCGGACGGGTCGGCCTCTACGGGGTCCTGTTCGCACTGATCGCGTTCTACCTCTCGCCGCTGTGGAGTGGGTTCATGACCGCGTTCAAGACGCGGACCGGCTTCGTCCAGACGGCGCCGCTGGCCCCGCCCACGCCCGAGTGGTTCACGGTCGAGCCCTGGCAGCTCGCGTTCGCCACCCTCCAGGGCGGGCTCGTCAACAGCGTGCTGTTCGTCGTCCCGGCGACGCTGCTCTCGGCGTTCCTGGGGAGCCTCGCCGCCTACGGCCTGACGAAGCTCTCCTGGCGGGGCCAGGTCGGGGTCCTCGTGCTCTTTCTCGCCGGGGTCTTCCTGCCCTACCAGTCGGTGCTCGTCCCGCTCAGGCAGTTCTGGTCCGCCGTCGGGCTGGCCTCGCTGCTCTCGTTCGCACCCTTCCTCGCCGACCGGGCGGACCTGATCGAGCTGACGATCACCCACACCGCCTACGGCATCCCGATCTGTACGATCCTCTTCCGGTCGTACTACAAGACGATGGACGACGAGATGATCGAGGCCGCACGCTTAGACGGCGCGAGCGCGTTCGGGGTCTACCGGCGGATCGTGCTCCCGCTCTCGCTGCCGATGTTCGCGGTGACGCTCATCTACCAGTTCACGCAGATCTGGAACGACCTGCTGTTCGCGCTCGTGCTGGTGACCTCGCGGTCGAACTACGTCGTCACCCAGTCGCTGAACGAACTCCAGGGCTCGCTCGTCCAGGAGTACAACATACAGATGGCGGGGGCGTTCATCGCGGCGCTCCCGACGATCGTGATCTACGTCGTCTTCGGACGGCAGTTCGCGAAGGGGATCACCGGAGCCTCATAG